Proteins encoded within one genomic window of Anastrepha ludens isolate Willacy chromosome 4, idAnaLude1.1, whole genome shotgun sequence:
- the LOC128860071 gene encoding glutamate receptor ionotropic, delta-1, whose product MTGFELILSAALCLSCTNLNDTRLPANLIQLDESGKVITKLPESAVDDSTVEEGLVETVNSIIEKQQKINGLKEWIKGRKLVIATLEDYPLSYTVIENDTRVGKGVAFELIDFLQEQLEFTYEVVVPEENIIGSREDYEKSLIKMLNNSEADVAAAFIPTLSEQHSFVFYSSTTLDEGEWIMVMQRPRESATGSGLMAPFDFWVWILIFISLLAVGPVIYMLIILRNRMTGDTEQKPYSLGHCAWFVYGALMKQGSTLSPIADSTRLLFATWWIFITILTSFYTANLTAFLTLSQFTLPYNTVSDILYKNKHFVSARGGGIEYAIRNTNESLYMLSNMIRNNHAIFSKSSNDTFNLQNFVEKDGYVFIRDRPAIHHLLYADYRYRKTISMTDEKLHCPFAMAKEPFLKKNRSFAYPIGSNLSELFDPKLLNLVESGIIKYLSSKDLPNAEICPQNLAGTERQLRNTDLMMTYYIMFAGFVTAMVVFFTEILFRYLNSRRETSKWARHGIGRTTNGLAVHMPRWLRQLEIDSDKKRLTASSSESTITPPPPYQSIFSNNHRHKHHPDASHLGKDGVLNPWRHHGHFGGGGFLGNGQMPGGSDAGGVRRLINGRDYMVFRNPNGQSQLVPVRAPSAALFQYTYTE is encoded by the exons ATGACCGGCTTCGAATTAATACTTTCTGCAGCACTCTGCCTATCCTGCACAAACCTTAACGATACACGTCTACCCGCTAATCTTATACAATTGGATGAAAGTGGTAAAGTGATTACGAAGCTACCCGAATCGGCAGTTGATGATTCAACAGTGGAAGAAGGACTGGTTGAAACGGTTAACTCCATAATTGAGAAGCAACAGAAAATTAATGGTTTAAAAGAGTGGATTAAGGGCAGAAAACTGGTGATTGCCACACTCGAGGATTATCCACTCAGTTATACGGTGATTGAAAATGATACGCGAGTGGGCAAAGGTGTGGCATTTGAGTTGATAGACTTCTTGCAAGAACAACTTGAATTCACATACGAAGTAGTCGTACCGgaagaaaatattattggaTCAAGAGAGGATTACGAGAAAAGCTTGATAAAGATGCTAAATAATTCG GAAGCAGATGTAGCTGCAGCTTTTATACCCACCCTCAGCGAGCAGCACAGTTTCGTTTTCTACTCGTCAACGACTTTGGATGAGGGCGAATGGATTATGGTGATGCAGCGTCCACGCGAATCAGCCACTGGTTCAGGTCTGATGGCTCCATTCGATTTTTGGGTTTGGATTTTGATTTTCATATCCTTGCTGGCGGTTGGACCCGTTATTTATATGCTGATTATATTACGCAATCGTATGACTGGTGATACTGAACAAAAACCCTATTCATTGGGCCACTGTGCTTGGTTTGTGTATGGCGCTCTGATGAAGCAGGGCAGCACATTATCGCCAATTGCAG ATTCAACACGTTTACTCTTTGCCACCTGGTGGATATTCATTACGATATTAACTTCATTTTATACAGCCAATTTAACAGCTTTTCTCACGCTATCGCAATTTACTTTGCCCTATAATACCGTTAGCGATATACTATACAAGAATAAACATTTTGTTTCGGCACGTGGTGGTGGAATAGAGTATGCCATAAgaaat aCCAACGAGAGTCTCTATATGCTGTCCAATATGATCCGCAACAATCACGCTATATTTTCGAAGAGCTCGAATGATActtttaatttgcaaaattttgtcgAAAAGGATGGCTATGTATTTATACGCGATCGGCCGGCTATTCATCATTTACTCTATGCCGACTATCGCTATCGTAAAACTATAAGCATGACTGATGAGAAGCTGCACTGCCCCTTCGCTATGGCTAAGGAgccttttttgaagaaaaatcgtTCGTTCGCCTACCCGATTGGCTCGAATTTGAGCGAGCTTTTCGATCCAAA GCTCCTCAACCTTGTCGAATCCGGCATCATCAAGTATCTGTCATCAAAAGATCTACCCAACGCCGAAATATGCCCACAAAATCTGGCCGGCACAGAACGTCAGCTACGAAATACCGATCTCATGATGACCTACTACATCATGTTTGCCGGCTTTGTCACTGCTATGGTTGTTTTCTTCACCGAAATCTTATTCCGCTATTTGAATAGCCGTCGTGAGACTAGCAAGTGGGCGCGTCATGGTATTGGACGTACCACCAATGGATTAGCGGTGCATATGCCACGTTGGTTGCGTCAGCTGGAAATAGATAGCGACAAAAAACGTTTGACTGCTTCATCCTCGGAGTCGACCATCACACCGCCACCTCCTTACCAAAGCATCTTCAGTAACAATCATCGTCATAAACATCATCCCGATGCGTCTCATCTGGGTAAGGATGGTGTTTTGAATCCTTGGCGGCATCATGGACATTTCGGTGGTGGTGGGTTTTTGGGCAATGGCCAGATGCCAGGTGGTAGTGATGCAGGTGGCGTGCGTCGCTTAATTAATGGCCGTGATTATATGGTATTTCGTAATCCAAACGGCCAAAGCCAGCTGGTACCGGTGCGTGCGCCCTCAGCAGCGCTCTTTCAGTATACTTACACTGAGTAG